TTCTTCCTCTTGAATTCGCTTTTATTAGGTCTATAAGGCAGTAAATTTGATTTTCAACTCTGTCTTTTTCCTCTGATTGCTCGTAAGCGCTTTTTAAAATCTTGTAACCGCACATTGAAGCGATAAAACTTGCGTAAGGCCTGAGATGTTCAAGAGGTCCCGACAGACTCTTTTGGATTTTCATGTATGCCGATTTTCGGGACTCGTCTTTTATATTCATCTGTTCCAGTATCCAGGGTTTAAAAGGATTCCACGGAATTTTTATCGTCCCGTCGCACCTGAGGTGATTTACCGCGTACCGATCGTCCAGTTTTTTTATGAATTCATCGACGAGCCTGGTTTTTCCAATTCCCACGTCCCCAATTATCAAAACAGGTTTTTTTTCATTTTTTGAAAAGATAGACAATACGGATTGTGACAGTTTTGCCATTTCGATCTTTCTGCCCGAGAAAGGCGTTTGATATCTCGGATTTGAGACAAATTTCAATCCCTTCAAGACGAACAGATCCTGTTTTTTTTTCTTGCCCTTGAGCCTTTCAGTATTGTACAAATCGTAAGAGGCAATGTCAGACGAGCACCGGGCAAGTGTTTCCGAAACGATTATTTCGCCAGGTTCGGCTCTTGCCATCAGGCGGGCGGAAGTATTCACGACATCACCGATAACGGTCCATTCGTTCCTGAACAGACACCCTGTCAGCCCCGCATATGAAAGTCCGTAATCCAAACCTGCTTTGGCTCCGTGAATTTTTGAAACTACATCAGCGGCGAATCTCAATGAAAGCAAGTCGGCGTTTTCTCTCGCCTTGGGGGCGCCGAAAATAACGAGGGCTGTAAGCCCCTTGTCGCTGTATTCAACCTTGTTGAATAGACCGTAATACTTTACCGAGAGATCCGTGCATGTTCTGGTCACTTTATCTACGAAACCATAGGAGTCGTCGTTTCCGAAATTGACAAAGACAGGAACGATCAATCTGATCTCAGCTCTTCTGCACGCGCTAAAAACAGAGTGAGGAATGAATCTGCCGAGAATATTCTGGGGAGCTACCGTGGTTTCGTTTATAATGGTTTTTCGCATCACTTCTGTTGAACGCGTTTTTTTCCGATTCTCGGTTTTGAATGCTTTTTTAACGGCTTCTCCGGCAAAATAATAACATGATCTTTCCGAATTTCCTGTTATTCCCCATTTTATATCACCGGTTGATTTGCCGAATTTGAGTGAAAGCCCCTTCGCTACTCCCTTTCTGAAAGTTACCGGCATGGAATTTACTGCTTTTGAAAGGTTTTTTCCGCTGTCTTCAGGGAATAAAGCGAGAAATGCGTCTCCGGCGAAACCTGACACAAATCCGTTGTTTTCGTAAACGATCCTGACCGGTTCGTCAAAGGCGGCAAAAAGGATTTTAGAAATCGTTTCCGCGCCTGTGTCGCCCCTCTTGAAAAGATTTTCAGTTTTAGATGTAAAACCTGTTATATCGACAAAAAGTGCGGATCCCCGAAACGATCCTTTTTTTCTTTTCTCGTTTATTTTCTCCGATATAAAACCGGGTAATAAGGCAGATATTTCATCTATCATCGGTAATTAGTATGATATAATGAGTGGAGTCTGTCGTGCAATTATTATGATTGACTCGGGTTGTTAAAAAGGAGGCTATATGAAACTCAGACATTTAATGCTTTTTATCACAGTGATTTTGTCAATTGTCTTTTCATGTTCAAAAACAAATTCCCCGGAAAATCCCGAACCGGGTCATCTGGACAACCAGGCAATAACCGACCTCATCAACGACGAATACGCCAACCTTCTCGGAGATCCTTCGCATTACGGCACAGAAGATACAATATCCGGCGGAACCTTCAACAAATACGATATAATACCCATTTTTTGGTATCGAGGAATCCCGTACGAACTGACAAAGGATTTGGACATTGATATTCACGGCGACACAGCCGATGTATCTTTTGTTTTCTCCGTCTCAGGTCCTTTTCGCATTTTTTATACCGACAGTTTTTATATGGATTCGGTAATAAAATCTTATTCGGACAACGTAACAAGAGTCGCCAGATTTGAAAGAGTAGGGTCGATTACCGATCCGGACAGGGGTTGGAGATTGAGAGGCTTGTCGATGACTCAAGTCCGCTCGGCAGGATCGGGAGTGATAATTGACAGCGTATTGATTGTCTGTCAGGACACTACTTTTTTTCTCGACAGAAACTATTTTGAGCACATTCACAGAGTGACGGACAGTCTCAACGAAATCGTCCAGATCCGTCAGAACGATTCATTCACAATTGTTCTTTTTTCGAGCGGAGATACGGCTTGCGCTTTTCTCCATTTTTCATGGCCGAACAATCACAAAAGAGGTATTCTGGCTGAAACACAACACGGCATTCACAGAAGAAGATTCGCTCTCGGAGACACTTCTCTCGCTGAGATTATCATTTTCACTTTTGACGCCATTTACAGAAGAACTCTTTTCACGGACACTGGATCGTATTACTCCACAGGATACTCGGTGCCCGTCAAAGTTCTTGTTCAATAAAATCAAAATAATTAAGACAGATTGTATGCACTGCCGCTTTCAAGAACTTAATCTCCATACTGATCAGAAGGCGGTTTGAAAGTTGAAAGCTCTACAGGACTGATCACTGAAATGGAATCAATTTCAATCACTTGTTTCATGTACAAAGAGTCTATCAGAACAACAGTCTTGAAAGGGTAGGTGACGCCTTCTACCTCCCTGAAGTCGGACATCAGTGAAATCGTCCTCATCTCAGGCGTCAGGACGGTCTCTTTGACGAGAAGATATGACGAAGTGTCGTAGTATCTTATGACAGTGTCTTGATTCAGAGAATTTGTCAGCTCTATAACAAAAAGAGGAACATCGTACGCCGTGTCCAATCCAAGACATCTGATGTTGAATATATCCGAATTCCTGTCGAGCTCGGCGTGCGAGGAGAATAGCTTTTTTATCTCTATTCTCGAAAGTGTTCTTTCGTCCTCCTCGACAACAAGATTGCCGTTTATGTCTATCCGCCAGTTAACCTCACCGTCGCATCCGGAAATTACTTTCATCGAGCCGAAATCCGCTTCTGTTTTTTCATACGATTCAAGCTGTGTCAGGCTCTTAAATGTTCCCTGTATTTGAGTCCCTTCAATTGAAATTCTGCCTTCTGTATAAACTGTTCTGTGCGTCAGTATTCTGCCGATTCCGCCGAGGGCTTCTGCATTTTTTCCGAGGATACCGTAAGGATCTCTGCCGACCAATTTTCCGCTTGGTTTGATCGATTTCCCGCAGGACAAAATAATTAACAATGTTATTGCCAGTAATGCCGATCGCGTTGTCTTATTCAAATATTTCTCCTGCCGCGCTTCGATCCAGTATGAATATTTTTCCCAACTCTTCTGAAACATTTTTGGCCTGTTTTTCTTTGAATTTGAAATCGCTTCCGCATAGTCCGATAACATCTTCTGTTAAAAGAACTTCTCCGGCTGATGCTACTTCCTCTCCGAGTTTACTCGCTTTGTTGACCGCGGATCCGTAAACGTCGAAATCGCCGATTTTCAGGATCTTTCCGCAGCTTATTCCGACGCACAGAAGAACCTTCTCTTCGTCTGCCCTGGTTCTGTTATACTCTTCAAGACACTCCTGCATGGCTCTCGAACACTCGACGGCCTTATTGACGTTCCGGAATATGACGAGCATGCTGTCGCCTTCCATCTTTATAAGAATTCCGTCAAACTCTTCTATCACAGGAACCAAAAGTCTTTCGGATTCATAAATTGTCTGTAGAAAGTGGACTATCCCGAACTGCTCGACTTTTCTGGAAAAACCCGTCAGATCAGTGAACATTATTGCCCATTCTTCGCCGAAAAGGTCCCATATTTTTTCGTCTATTCTTTTTTTGTCGGCTCCTTCCATCAATCTTTGAGCGAGAAGCTTTGACAGCCTTGCTTCGGAAGAAGAAAATCTAATATTTCTCGAATATATCATGCTGTCCTCTCTTTGCCGTCAAGGCAGTTTCAAATGTTCAAAACATCTGTTATAATAACCTGAATATCACAAAAAGAAATTATAAAACAGAATCTTCAGCAAAAGAAACAACTCTGTAAACTAAACAGACAAACTTCGGAGTGAATCAATAAAAACGACTGCGGGAAAAAAAGAATTTACAATCCTGCTTTTATTAACTTCCGTATACACCGCGGCGGGAATTATATACTTACTGCAGATCTCAAAGAATCCGTTTTTCTCTTTTCCATTCGGAGATCCTTTGTATTTCGACAAATACGCACAGCAAATAGCCGGTGGAAACCTTTTGGGGAACGAAATATTTCACAAGGCCCCGCTGTATCAGTATTTTTTGGGTTTGATCTACGCGCTTTTCGGACATAATTACGCGGTGCCGAGACTGATCCAGGTTATGATGGGTTCGGCTACTACGGTTTTGGTTTTCTTTACCGCCAGAAAATTGTTCGGAAGAGCCGCGGGGTGGACCGCTTTCGTGCTGTCCGCTTTAAACGGCGTGTCAATATATTTTTCGGGCGAACTTCTAATGCCTACGCTTTTATCTTTTTTCATGCTCGTGTCGGCGGCGGTTTTCATGAAAGCTTTCGAAACGAAATCTTTGCTCCTTCACTTTGCATCTGGAATATGCTTCGGATTGACCTCGATAACCAGACCGAATTTCCTCGCGCCGGTTTTTATATTTCTCCTCATAATTACTTTGTCAGGTAAAAAGGATTTTATACCGAAACTTGCTTTGATCCTCGCCGGCCTTTTAATCACAGTTCTTCCTGTCACAATCAGGAATTATGCCGTTGGAAATGATTTCGTTCCGATTTCTTCCCAGGGAGGTGTAATATTTTATATAGGTAATAATACTTTTTCAGACGGCATGTCGGCAGTAATACCCGGAACGGGTGACGACTGGGACGAAATTGCCCTGGCAGAAAGAGAAACGGGCAAGCCGATGAGACCTTCGGAAGCTTCCAATTTCTGGTTTAAAAAAGCGCTGGGCGAAATAGCAAAAAAGCCGGGAACGTTCGCGAAGTTAATGCTTATGAAAATCCTTTATTTTATTAACGGATACGAGATACCCAACAATCAGAACATCTATCTGGCTTCCAAGGGCACTTATGTTTCAGCCCTGGTGAAAAAGATACCTCTTTTCGGTGATTTTTGGCTTTATGTCCCTTCCGGAATAATTGTGCCCATGGGTATTTCGGGAATGTTTCTGGCGTTTTTCAAAAAGAGGAAAACTTCAGTGATTCCCGCACTTTTGATACTGTCATATTCGGCTTCCATCATCGTTTTTTGCGTTTTCAGCAGGCTGAGAGCCCCTCTTCTGCAGTTTTTCACTCTATTCGCCGCTTTTTTCGCCGTGACTGTCATAAGGGAAGCAAATAACAAAAAAATCTCGGTTCCATCGTCCTTGCTTTTTCTCGCGTTTCTCGGTATTTCAAATTACCGGTTCGTCAGGTCGGAATTTTCTTCGGCGGCGATGTACCATTTCAACCTCGGTTTGAAATACTACGCAGAATCGGATTTCAGAATCGCGGCTTCAGAATTTCAGAATTGCCTCAGGCTAGAACCGGGCTATCCCAGGGCAAATCTTAATCTGGGACTGATATCATACAATACAGGAGATTTGAAAAGCGCAGAAAAGTTCTACGAACTTGAAATCCTATATAACCCCAACGAAGCCAGATCATACAACAACTTGGCTGTTCTTTATTCCCGAATGGGACATGATTCTCTTTCAGTTGAAAACTGGAAAAAAGCCGTTTATTTAAATCCCCGTTATACAGAAGCGCGTCTCAACCTCGGAGCAAAATACGAAAACCTCGGTTTTCAGGACTCGGCTCTGAATATCTACCTTTCTATCCTTTCGTACGACAAATTTTCAGAAACGACATATTCAGGCATTGCCAGAATCTACCAGAGAAAAGGGTTGATTAAAGAATCCGCCGAAAATTATGAAAAAGCGATATCAATCAACCCCGAAAACCACGAAAATTACTTCAATTACTCACTTCTATATTCCGAATCCGCCGATTACGGCAATGCGATCCGTCTTCTTGAAAAATCTGTCGGTTTACGTCCTGATTTTGCCGCGGGGTACAACAATCTAGGTTTGTGTTTTTTTTACTCGGGCGAAATCGAAAAAGCTCTATTGTCTCTTAAAAAAGCAGTCTCTCTGGATTACCAGTCGGTTCAGACTCATTTGGCCCTGGCAATGGTCTATGAGTCAATAGGAGAAACCGACAGTGCCGATTCCGAGCGAACCGTCGCCGCATCTCTGACAGGAACCCGTGAAGATTTTTAGATTTGTCAGATTTCGACAACACGCAATTGACTGTGGTCTCTTTTTAAAGTAATATTCCGTTTTCGACCCCATTTTATACTCAAAACGCTCTAAAGGAGGCATGTTGAAAAAAATACTTGTAACCGGCTCTGTAGGACAGATTGGATCAGAGCTGACTATGTACCTCAGAAGCAGATATGGAAATGAAAACGTAGTCGCCGGCATTCACAGGACCCAGCCGACTCAGAAACTTAAGGATTCGGGTCCATGCGAAACGGTTGACTGCAGAAATCCCGAAGCTCTCGGCAGAATTGCAGAAAAATACAAAATCAACACTATTTATCATCTTGCCGCCGTTCTTTCAGCCGCAGGTGAAAAGAATCCCCAGCTCGCTTGGGACATTAATATCAACGGACTATACAACGTACTTGAATTAGCCAGAGAAAAAAAGTGCGCGGTTTTCATTCCCAGTTCCATAGCCGCATTCGGTCCTGAAACCCCCAAAGACAAAACACCCCAGGACACTATTCAAAGGGTTTCAACCATGTATGGAGTGACTAAAGTTGCCGGAGAACTTCTTAGCGATTACTACTTCAAGAGGTTCGATGTTGACGCCAGAGGTCTAAGATACCCAGGCATAATTTCCTACGAAACTCTTCCCGGAGGAGGAACTACCGATTACGCCGTTGAAATATTTTACGAAGCCATTAAAACAGGCAAATACAGCTGTTTCCTGAAATCAGATACGATGCTCGACATGATGTATATGCCTGACTGCATCAAGGCGACCGTTGATGTCATGGAGGCTGATCCTTCAAGGCTAAAGCACAGAAACGCTTTTAACGTCACCGCGTTCAGCTGTACTCCGGAGCTTCTCGCTCGGGAAATTAAAAAACACGTTTCTTCGTTCGAAATTTCATACGAAATAGATCAGGTAAAACAGGCAATAGCGGATTCCTGGCCTAACAGTCTCGATGACAGCGCAGCCAAGAACGAATGGGGCTGGAAACCTGACTACGATCTTTCCGCAATGACAAAAGATATGCTGGAAAAACTGACTCATAAACTCAAAGGATAATCGGAGGAAAAATGCCGGTCAATAAACTTGAAAACGTTCTGAAATGCTCTGTTTCCGACCTCAGGAAAA
This portion of the candidate division WOR-3 bacterium genome encodes:
- a CDS encoding adenylate/guanylate cyclase domain-containing protein, with the translated sequence MIYSRNIRFSSSEARLSKLLAQRLMEGADKKRIDEKIWDLFGEEWAIMFTDLTGFSRKVEQFGIVHFLQTIYESERLLVPVIEEFDGILIKMEGDSMLVIFRNVNKAVECSRAMQECLEEYNRTRADEEKVLLCVGISCGKILKIGDFDVYGSAVNKASKLGEEVASAGEVLLTEDVIGLCGSDFKFKEKQAKNVSEELGKIFILDRSAAGEIFE
- a CDS encoding glycosyltransferase family 39 protein — encoded protein: MYFDKYAQQIAGGNLLGNEIFHKAPLYQYFLGLIYALFGHNYAVPRLIQVMMGSATTVLVFFTARKLFGRAAGWTAFVLSALNGVSIYFSGELLMPTLLSFFMLVSAAVFMKAFETKSLLLHFASGICFGLTSITRPNFLAPVFIFLLIITLSGKKDFIPKLALILAGLLITVLPVTIRNYAVGNDFVPISSQGGVIFYIGNNTFSDGMSAVIPGTGDDWDEIALAERETGKPMRPSEASNFWFKKALGEIAKKPGTFAKLMLMKILYFINGYEIPNNQNIYLASKGTYVSALVKKIPLFGDFWLYVPSGIIVPMGISGMFLAFFKKRKTSVIPALLILSYSASIIVFCVFSRLRAPLLQFFTLFAAFFAVTVIREANNKKISVPSSLLFLAFLGISNYRFVRSEFSSAAMYHFNLGLKYYAESDFRIAASEFQNCLRLEPGYPRANLNLGLISYNTGDLKSAEKFYELEILYNPNEARSYNNLAVLYSRMGHDSLSVENWKKAVYLNPRYTEARLNLGAKYENLGFQDSALNIYLSILSYDKFSETTYSGIARIYQRKGLIKESAENYEKAISINPENHENYFNYSLLYSESADYGNAIRLLEKSVGLRPDFAAGYNNLGLCFFYSGEIEKALLSLKKAVSLDYQSVQTHLALAMVYESIGETDSADSERTVAASLTGTREDF
- a CDS encoding L-threonine 3-dehydrogenase, with the protein product MLKKILVTGSVGQIGSELTMYLRSRYGNENVVAGIHRTQPTQKLKDSGPCETVDCRNPEALGRIAEKYKINTIYHLAAVLSAAGEKNPQLAWDININGLYNVLELAREKKCAVFIPSSIAAFGPETPKDKTPQDTIQRVSTMYGVTKVAGELLSDYYFKRFDVDARGLRYPGIISYETLPGGGTTDYAVEIFYEAIKTGKYSCFLKSDTMLDMMYMPDCIKATVDVMEADPSRLKHRNAFNVTAFSCTPELLAREIKKHVSSFEISYEIDQVKQAIADSWPNSLDDSAAKNEWGWKPDYDLSAMTKDMLEKLTHKLKG